The Zygosaccharomyces rouxii strain CBS732 chromosome G complete sequence genome contains a region encoding:
- the TIF11 gene encoding translation initiation complex factor eIF1A (highly similar to uniprot|P38912 Saccharomyces cerevisiae YMR260C TIF11 Translation initiation factor eIF1A) — MGKKNTKGGKKGRRGKNDSGGPKRELIYKEDGQEYAQITKMLGNGRVEATCFDGVKRMAHIRGKLRKRVWMGQGDIILVSLRDFQDDQCDVIHKYNLDEARTLKNQGELPENAKINETDNFGFESDEDVNFEFGNAEDDEEEEDDDELDIDEI; from the coding sequence ATGGGTAAGAAGAACACCAAGGGTGGTAAAAAGGgcagaagaggaaagaacGACAGTGGAGGCCCAAAGCGTGAACTTATCTACAAGGAAGATGGCCAAGAATATGCTCAAATTACCAAGATGTTAGGTAATGGTAGAGTGGAAGCAACCTGCTTCGATGGTGTAAAGAGAATGGCACACATCAGAGGTAAGTTGAGAAAGAGAGTTTGGATGGGTCAAGGTGATATTATCTTAGTTTCGCTAAGAGATTTCCAGGACGACCAGTGTGACGTTATTCATAAGTACAATTTGGATGAGGCTAGAACCTTGAAGAACCAAGGCGAATTGCCTGAAAATGCCAAAATTAATGAAACTGATAACTTTGGTTTcgaatctgatgaagacgtTAACTTCGAATTCGGTAACGccgaagatgatgaagaagaggaagatgatgacgagCTGGATATCGACGAAATCTGA